CACCCCCCGCTGCCCCTGCCGCTCCAGCCAACCCCGGTTGTACCCCTCCTTCACCACATACAAACCCAGCCGCCGACCGTTCAAACTCACCAGCGCATGCGTCGTCCGCGCCGCCGGCACGCCCCCCGCCCGAAATACCTCGCTCCCCAGCCACTCGCACAAATAACTGCCATCCTCCACCGAGTTGTTCAGGTGGATTTTCTCGCTCCCACGCAATCCGGGCGCAGGAAACTTCAACGTCCACGACGGCTTGTCCCCCACCGGCCGAAAACTCCCCGTCGCCCCCTTCAAATGGGCCTGCACATTCGTATATAGCCGCCCCTCGCACTCCACCGTCACCCGCACCTCCCGCCGCGGCTCCTGCTCCAGCGCCCGCACCGCCGCCTCCGGCGCCTGCAGATGAATCCGCCACACGTAGGGGGCCCCAAAAAGCTCCTCCGGCGCCGGGCCTGCGGGCGCAGGCGCCGGCCGCAGCCAGTGCCACAGGCCGCCGCCCGCCGCCAGCCCCAAAATCAACCACACCCATGTATATCGGCCTTTCACCAATCCTCACGCCTGCCGTTGGCCGCTGTCGCCTGCCCACCCCCAAGCCCCGCCGCCGCGGGGCCCCGTCCCTCAGCTCAGCTCACGCACAATGAACGGACTGAACTCCATCCGCAGATGCGGCGGAATGCGCGCCTTGAAGCGGGCGCTGTCCGCCAGATAATCCTTCTCCGTTATCTGGGCCACCTCGTGCAGCCGCGCGATCACCGCCGCCTCATGATGCGGCACCTCCAGCTCCAGGTAATCCCGCACCGGCCGCAGCCGCGCACTCAACTCCTCCATCAACGCCGGCAGCCCCTCCCCCGTCAGCGCCGAAATCGCCACCGCCCCCGGATGCTCCGCCAGCAGCGCCGCAATCTCCCCGCTGCCCGGCAGGCGATCCACCTTGTTGAACACCATCAGCGTCGGCTTGTCCCCCGCCTCAATCTCCTCCAGCACCTGCTGCACCGCCGCAATCTGCTCCCGCGCCCGCGGATGGCTCGCATCCACCACATGCAGCAGCAAATCCGCCATCACCACCTCCTCCAGCGTCGCCTTGAACGCGTCCACCAGTTGATGCGGCAGTTTGCGGATGAATCCCACCGTGTCCGAAAGCAGCACATTCTGATTCGTAGGCAGCCGCAACCGCCGCGTCGTCGGATCCAGCGTCGCAAACAATTTGTCCTCCGCCAGCACCCCCGCATCCGTCAACGTGTTCAGCAGCGTGCTCTTCCCCGCGTTGGTGTACCCCACCAGCGACGCCAGCGGCCAGTGGCTCCGCTGCCGCCCGCTCCGCCGCGTCTGCCGCT
The sequence above is drawn from the Verrucomicrobiia bacterium genome and encodes:
- the hflX gene encoding GTPase HflX; translation: MKALIEIAAQRTARAFLIGVELKTAPGGEAQDSLEELAELAITLGARVLGRGMQKLEAPTPATYIGQGKAAEFAAQCEALGVDTVIFDDELTPAQTRNLEKIFHRKILDRTALILEIFAMRARTREGKLQVELAQLEHLLPRLTRYWGHLSRQAGGIGIRGGEGESQLEADRRRVQERIDKIREEMETVRRQRQTRRSGRQRSHWPLASLVGYTNAGKSTLLNTLTDAGVLAEDKLFATLDPTTRRLRLPTNQNVLLSDTVGFIRKLPHQLVDAFKATLEEVVMADLLLHVVDASHPRAREQIAAVQQVLEEIEAGDKPTLMVFNKVDRLPGSGEIAALLAEHPGAVAISALTGEGLPALMEELSARLRPVRDYLELEVPHHEAAVIARLHEVAQITEKDYLADSARFKARIPPHLRMEFSPFIVRELS